From the Candidatus Paceibacterota bacterium genome, the window ATGGTAATAATGGAAAACTCGTAAATTTCACCTCAACTTCTTCGGCAGTTGTAGCTGGTAAGATAGGGCAAGGGTTGAAGTTTGATGGGAGCAATGATTATGTAATAAATACAGGATCTTCAGCCACCTTCAATCCCGCAAATGGTATCACTATATCTTTGTGGTTAAAACCTACTACGGCGTCTACCAAAACTTTTCTTACTAAGCTCCAGACTGGCAATGGATATTATACAAGATTCACAAATACTCGTTTGGTAGGGATCCTAGATGCGTCTCGTTCATGGGTTAATTTAAATAGTGCTTCTGCATTACCTCTAAACGCGTGGTCGTATGTGACTTTTACAGCAGATTCTACTGGTTACAATATTTACATAAATGGGTCGCTCAATAATTCAACCACAACAGCATGGGTTCAACCAACAACCGCTAATGCTCTAGTCATTGGTGGAGATACAAATGGTAGCTCGTATTTTCCGGGTACTTTGGACGATGTCCGTATATACAACCGCGCGCTTTCTGCCAATGAAGTCCGTAGACTCTACAGTCTCGGCGCAGGTACAAAAATGGCAGTTCCACCTCCTGTTTCTGGAACTTCCGGAAGCCTCTCTTCCGGATTGGTAGGTTGGTGGACTTTTGATGGGCCGAAAATGAAAAATAATATAACCGATTCCAGCGGACAAGGAAACAATGGAAGCATGGTCGGTTTTACTTCTACTTCTAGCGCGGTTATTCTTGGCAGGGTAGGGCAGGGATTGAAGTTTGATGGGAGTAATGATTATGTGGATGTTGGGTCGGGTGCGTCGTTAGATCAATTGGCAGAGATGACATATTCCGTATGGATTAATCCTAAGTCGTACGGTACATATAATATAGTTAATAAAGGAGGACGATTTTCAAATGGCCCATTGTTTTATACAACATCAGATAAAGCATTTATTTTTCAAGAGGCCTACACTGGGGGTGGTTATGGTGCCGTTAGTCGTAAGGCCGAGCTAGGTTCTATTACTGTAAATACATGGATTCATCTAGTTGCTACGTGGGACGGTACAAATGATTGCACTCATATTCATCTTTATAAGAATGGGCAGGAGGTACCTTATACTTATTGTCGCGATGCAGATATAGCTGGTTCGAGGAGAACTGATAGTTCGCTTAATATGGCTATTGGTTCAAGTATACCGGTCACGGGTGCTCTTTTTGACGGCTCCATCGACGACGTCCGTATCTACAACCGCGCGCTTTCTGCTGTAGAAATCCAACAACTATATAGTATGGGTGGAAATAAAGTATCTGTATCACCTCCTACTTCCGGAGTTTCCGGAAGCTTCTCTTCCGGATTGGTAGGCTGGTGGACTTTTGATGGTAACAAGATGTTAAGAAATGTTACAGATAGTAGTGGACAAGGAAATAATGGATCAATGTCAGGATTTACTTCTACTTCTAGCGCGGTTATTCTTGGCAGGATAGGTCAGGGATTGAAGTTTGACGGAAGCAATGATTATATAAATGCGGGTTCAGCTTCAACTCTGGATGACATTCAACTTCAAAGTGGTGGCGTAATGACAGTAGCGTTTTGGATTAAACCTCCTTCAAATAGTACAGGTGCCATCATATCAAAGGGTGTACTCTCAAATAGTACTGGGCATATGACTATTTCAAAAACTTCTGACACAAATCCCGCGAGATTAATATTCAGAAAAGATGGCACGACAGATATGATTGTATATTACAACAGTGAATTGACGACTGGCGTATGGCAACACATAGTTTTTTCATGGAATGGTTCCGCGTTACAAAGTGGAGTTACTGTATATAAGAATGGTTTATTACAGACTCAAAGTGGTGGAACAGATGGAGCTGGATTATATTCTGATGCTGGAAATAATTTATTGATCGGTTATCAAGAGGGTATTGGGTATACTAATTCCGCATTGGACGACGTCCGCATTTACAACCGCGCGCTTTCTGCTGTTGAGATTCGACAATTATATAACATGGGAAAGTAAAAGATCTTTATGTGTTAAAATACATTTATGCGTACTCTTCTATATAGAATTACTATTTTGTTTTTATTATGCTTTCTGTGGAGCTACCAGATAGCCGATTCTGCCTTTATAGGAGTTACAACAACAGGATCTACTAGTCCTCTTACAAATGGTCTTGTTGGTCATTGGACTTTTGATGGAAAAGATATAGTGAGTGGAGCTATGCGAGATAAAAGTGGTAACAATAACACCGCTAATTTTATAAGTATCGCTACTTCCACTTTTTATAGACCAGGGAAGATTGGGCAAGCGGGGAAGTTTGATGGGGTGAATGATTATGCCAGCACGACTGTTAATTCATTTTCAGCTAATGCTCCAATGACGATTAGTGTTTGGTTTAAGCCAAATTCAGCTAGTACGGGTGGCTCGACATTAAATGTTGTTTTCTTTCCAGGTCAAACTTATAGTGGTGCAGGAATAGGACAAATAAATACCCAATTAGTTTTCCATATTGGTAGTGAGGATTTTGGTGGGGGAAATACGTTTACTGGAATAGTGGCGAATACTTGGTATCATGCGGTTGGAGTTTTTGACGGTTCCAACCAGTCTCTCTATGTGAATGGTATATCAGCCGGAACAGTTTCATTAAAGAATTTGAATTCGTTTTCTTCACTGAATATTGGCAGAAGTTCATCGGCAAGTTTCCGTTATTTTCCAGGCTCCATCGACGACGTCCGTATCTACAACCGTGCGCTTTCTGCTCAAGAAGTTTTTCAATTATATAGTATAGGTGCAGGCACAAAGATGTCATCATCTCCTAGTACAGCTACCAGTACTCAAACTGGTACCGACAATTCCTTGATGAACGGTCTATCTGCTTATTGGACTTTTGATGGAAAAGATGTGGTCAATGGAGGAATGCGAGATAAGAGTGGAAATAATTACGTCGGCACTTTCTTGAGTATTTCAACCTCCACTTTTTATAAGGCTGGAAAGATCGGGCAAGCGGGGAATTTTGATGGGACAAATGATTATATGAAAGTCCCGACCGCTCCAACTCTGACTGTTCCGTATTCGGTGTCCCTCTGGTTTTATCCGACCAAACTTAGTTCAACTCAAGCATTCATAAAATATTCACTTAGTAATCCCGCTTACGGGATAAGCTTGACTAGTTCAAATGTGATTGAAGTTGATTCTTATTCTGCTGGTACATTCAGAACATTTTGCAATAAAACTTTTACCGCTTCGGATTTGAATAAATGGTATCATCTGACATTTATAATCAATTCATCTACGAATGCTTCCCTATGGAAATGTTATTTGAATAATGTTGATATTGGAGTAAGTAGTAGTGATAGTTCTGGTACCTACGGCAATCCTCCAAGTACAAATTGGACTATTGGGACTTATTGGAACAATGGTTATTGGTTCAAAGGAAAACTTGATGATATCCGTGTTTATAGTCGTGCTCTTTCTGTTCAAGAAATCTCTCAGTTATATAGCACTGGTGCAGGTACAAAAATGGCAGTATATCCTAGTATGGCTACGAGCACCCAGACTTCCGGAGGCCTCAATTTTGGTTTGATGGGTTATTGGACTTTTGATGGAAAAGATATAGTTAACGGAGTACTTCAAGATAAAAGTGGGAATAATAGTAAAGGCGCTTTTGCTGGTATAGCCACTTCCACTTTTTATAAGGCTGGAAAAGTTGGTCAAGCAGGAAATTTTGATGGTGTAAATGATACTGTGACCGTTGGTACAAGTGCCAACTTTATGCCTTCGGCTGGTATAACCACTTCAGCGTGGATATATCCAAATCTTTTCACCGAAGGCTATAGTATCAGACGAGGAATAATTGATTTTTATACTACTCCTTCATATAACCTTTATAACTATGATTTTTATACGGAGTTTGATTTGAATACTGGTTCAGCTGGAAGGTTGTATTTTAAAAATGCCTATAATTCTCACGATATATATACTTCTCTCAGCGGAATAAACAAATGGTATCACGTTGTTGCTACTGCTGACGCTAGTGGTTACAAACTTTATGTCAATGGATTATTGGCAAATTCTGACACTACTGCTTGGGTTCCACCTATAGTAGCTGGGCCTTTGATAATTGGTTTAAGTCAGTATGCATATTATTTTAAAGGTTCTATTGACGAAGTCCGTATCTACAACCGAGCTCTCTCTGCTGGCGAGGTTGTGCAATTGTATAACATGGGAAGATAGAAGAGTCGTAGATGTGTTAAAATAGGCTTATGCGAACGAACTCATCTTCCTCTAGGAAATTAATTTTGATAATGATTGTCGTGTTTTTTATTGCCATTGGCTCAAGATTTGCCGAAGGTGCTTTGGTCGGAGTGACTAGGAGTTCATCTGGTTCACTCACAAATGGTCTTGTCGGTCACTGGACCTTTGATGGAAAAGATATTGTGAATGGGGTCATGCAAGACAAGAGTGGTAGTGGTAATAATGGTAATTTTTTGGGCATCGCCACTTCTACTTTTTATGCACAAGGGAAGATGGGGCAAGCGGGGAAGTTTAGTGGTGCTCAAAAAGTGGACGTCTCCAGTGTTAAAAATAGTATAGGGACTGGTAATGTCTCAATCTCGTTATTTATGAAACCTACTAATAGTAGTACATTTCATTCAAATACCCCGTATCTTTTTAGTCTAGCAGATGCTCCCTCAACTAATGATTTTAAGATTGGAATCGCTGTTGATAAGTCATTGGTTATGACTTGTGATGGAGGAGGCCATTGGTTAAATTCAAGTGTACTTTCTTGGTCAAACTCTTGGTATCACATTGTGGCAACGTGTAGTTCAACTGAAGGTCTAAAAATTTACCGTAATAATTCTATTGTTGCACAGGGAGCTTATTATGCAAGAGGTGGTACATTGGCAACAACAGCTTATTTAGGGAGTCAAGCTAGTAGTTATTATTTCAATGGTCTATTAGACGATGTTCGTATCTATAATCGTGCTATTTCTACCTCCACTGTCCAACAACTATATAGTATGGGTGGAAATAAAGTATCAGCCTCGCTCTCATCTACAGGTTCTGGACAATCCCTTGCAGGCATCTCTTCTGGATTGGTGGGCCACTGGACCTTTGATGGAAAAGATATGGCAAATGGTGTTGCACAAGATAAAAGTGGTAATGGAAACAATGGGAATGTTATCAATATCGCCACCTCTACTTTTTATGCACAAGGGAAGATTGGTCAAGCGGGGAAGTTTGATGGGGTGGATGATTATGTTGAGGTGGCTGACGCATCAGAGTTGAATCCTGCGAATGTAACCTTGTCTGCGTGGGTAAAAACCACAACAAGCGGTGGTTATATCATCGCAAAGGATCCACCGATTACCGAGGTTTCCGAAGTTGTCGATGTTAAGGTTCCAAATAAAAATCCACCAAGTCTTTTTGCTATTGAAAAAGATATTTTAATATTATCAATAATTCTTATTTTTTCGTTTATTGGTTTAGGTTTTTATAAATCAAGACAAAAAGAAATATCTGCAAATATTATTATCATAGTTACAGCATTGTCTGGTTGTTCAGCTTTGATATATGAAGTAGCTTCAACGCAGGCTCTGACTTACTTTTTCAATTCCAGTTCTTATTCGGTCGCTACAGCCATCATTTCATTTTTATTTGGTTTGGCTTTGGGTAGTTTTATCATTTCAAAATATTTATCCAGTATCAAATCTCCGTTGAGATTGTTAGTTATTATGCAGATATTGGCTGGCATATACGCTCTCATTGTTCTAACTCAATATCAACATATTTTGTATGCTATGCCGGTTGTTTATGATTTAGCTTTCAATTCTCCGACTTTGATTCTAATTCTTAAGTTTTTGGTTGGTATTTCCTTTTTGATTTTTCCAACTGTAATGCTCGGTGCTTCTTTTCCACTGGCTTCATCATTAATAATAAAAGATGTCCAAACTGCAGGTAGTGTTGTAGGAAAACTTTATTCTTGGGATCTGGTAGGGGCAGTCTTGGGTGCATTATTGTCAGGTTTTATTTTATTGCCAATATTTGGATTGAGTATAGCTTTTGTTTTCGGAGCGACAATAAATATTATTGCTGGTTTATTGATTTATAAAATTGAAACAAAAAGAATATGGTTTGTTCTATTGACCACAATTGTTCTCATATTTTTGATTGGAAGTCTTGTAAAAGATAAAAATTTTACAGTATCAAGTTCGGGTACGATTTCTTCGGTTGAGAATACTCTTTTTAAAAAAGAATCTGCTTTTGGTGCTATTGCGGTCACGAATAAAAATAATAATACATCACTTTCAATATCCAAGATCATTCAATGTGATAGCAATTATCCTTTATTGGAGACGAATCTAGATTCTATTTTAGGCAAATTGCCGGGAAAAAGTACGGCACTAGATGTTGGGCTTGGTTGTGGATATTCAGCACAAATGATCGCTTCTAGTAGCAAAATAGATACTGTTGAAGTTGTAGATATAAATCCAGTATTACAGCAAACTCTGAAATATTTTGGTAATGATAATCTCCTCAAAGATAAAAAAGTCGTTTTGCGTACAGATGATATATTACATTTTTTGGCTAGAACTCAAAGTAAATACGATTTTGTGAATGTTGAATTGAATATGCCTTCATTAAGCCAAGTCTCACCTTTTTATTCTGTAGAATATTTTCAGTTATTAAAGAAAAAAGTTAATAGCGAAGGTACTATTCGTCTTTGGGTTTGTTGTGGAAATTATGAATTTGTTAAAGCTGTTTACAAAACATTAGATCAAGTCTATGGCGATATAACTATAAAGACGGATATGGATGTCCGTGAAGGGAAAGATTATTATTGGAATACGGAATTTATCATAAGTAAGCAAAAAGTATTACAAAATACTAATGAGAAAAATCTTCAAGAGAGAATCAAAAAAGATCAGGTATTCAAGATCAGTACTTTGGACAATCAATCAATCGGTCAGATCTGGTATGACTGGAGTCAAAAAGATTTCAAGGATTACTTCGTACATCTAGCTAAACCAATATCTGACAATAATTCAATAAAAAGTTCCCATATCTTTCCTCTGGATGTTAAGCCTGGGGATAATATGAATATAAGTTCAAGGATAGTTG encodes:
- a CDS encoding LamG domain-containing protein, which codes for MRTLLYRITILFLLCFLWSYQIADSAFIGVTTTGSTSPLTNGLVGHWTFDGKDIVSGAMRDKSGNNNTANFISIATSTFYRPGKIGQAGKFDGVNDYASTTVNSFSANAPMTISVWFKPNSASTGGSTLNVVFFPGQTYSGAGIGQINTQLVFHIGSEDFGGGNTFTGIVANTWYHAVGVFDGSNQSLYVNGISAGTVSLKNLNSFSSLNIGRSSSASFRYFPGSIDDVRIYNRALSAQEVFQLYSIGAGTKMSSSPSTATSTQTGTDNSLMNGLSAYWTFDGKDVVNGGMRDKSGNNYVGTFLSISTSTFYKAGKIGQAGNFDGTNDYMKVPTAPTLTVPYSVSLWFYPTKLSSTQAFIKYSLSNPAYGISLTSSNVIEVDSYSAGTFRTFCNKTFTASDLNKWYHLTFIINSSTNASLWKCYLNNVDIGVSSSDSSGTYGNPPSTNWTIGTYWNNGYWFKGKLDDIRVYSRALSVQEISQLYSTGAGTKMAVYPSMATSTQTSGGLNFGLMGYWTFDGKDIVNGVLQDKSGNNSKGAFAGIATSTFYKAGKVGQAGNFDGVNDTVTVGTSANFMPSAGITTSAWIYPNLFTEGYSIRRGIIDFYTTPSYNLYNYDFYTEFDLNTGSAGRLYFKNAYNSHDIYTSLSGINKWYHVVATADASGYKLYVNGLLANSDTTAWVPPIVAGPLIIGLSQYAYYFKGSIDEVRIYNRALSAGEVVQLYNMGR
- a CDS encoding fused MFS/spermidine synthase; translation: MRTNSSSSRKLILIMIVVFFIAIGSRFAEGALVGVTRSSSGSLTNGLVGHWTFDGKDIVNGVMQDKSGSGNNGNFLGIATSTFYAQGKMGQAGKFSGAQKVDVSSVKNSIGTGNVSISLFMKPTNSSTFHSNTPYLFSLADAPSTNDFKIGIAVDKSLVMTCDGGGHWLNSSVLSWSNSWYHIVATCSSTEGLKIYRNNSIVAQGAYYARGGTLATTAYLGSQASSYYFNGLLDDVRIYNRAISTSTVQQLYSMGGNKVSASLSSTGSGQSLAGISSGLVGHWTFDGKDMANGVAQDKSGNGNNGNVINIATSTFYAQGKIGQAGKFDGVDDYVEVADASELNPANVTLSAWVKTTTSGGYIIAKDPPITEVSEVVDVKVPNKNPPSLFAIEKDILILSIILIFSFIGLGFYKSRQKEISANIIIIVTALSGCSALIYEVASTQALTYFFNSSSYSVATAIISFLFGLALGSFIISKYLSSIKSPLRLLVIMQILAGIYALIVLTQYQHILYAMPVVYDLAFNSPTLILILKFLVGISFLIFPTVMLGASFPLASSLIIKDVQTAGSVVGKLYSWDLVGAVLGALLSGFILLPIFGLSIAFVFGATINIIAGLLIYKIETKRIWFVLLTTIVLIFLIGSLVKDKNFTVSSSGTISSVENTLFKKESAFGAIAVTNKNNNTSLSISKIIQCDSNYPLLETNLDSILGKLPGKSTALDVGLGCGYSAQMIASSSKIDTVEVVDINPVLQQTLKYFGNDNLLKDKKVVLRTDDILHFLARTQSKYDFVNVELNMPSLSQVSPFYSVEYFQLLKKKVNSEGTIRLWVCCGNYEFVKAVYKTLDQVYGDITIKTDMDVREGKDYYWNTEFIISKQKVLQNTNEKNLQERIKKDQVFKISTLDNQSIGQIWYDWSQKDFKDYFVHLAKPISDNNSIKSSHIFPLDVKPGDNMNISSRIVDKNGIQSVIASFPHEKGTDWVDLKLVKGTIYDGLWKRDWFVHDTIDKEYKTVLTAKNKIGTLTKKEMSWTDFSSPCTDIYFTDHPYTANVGSTVSVNVFSIGTCGTKYIQTDVTGSYVTIPSGTPTPDPYLDCNGDTCSSSLSSFTKSLKCESAGVYNIKATNSVTSESPPTTVTCGAEQKTNVPYALSMVNGGQFMMKNGANTYTADSVINIADGKWHHLVGRYDGVDMRVYVDGVQKGASESSPGTIPVQAGSVRVGADYQATPANFFNGSLDDVRIYNRALSVTEIQQLYSMGGNKVSVPPKVSGGLASGLMGYWTFDGKDMANGVAQDKSGNGNNGNLINIATSTFYAQGKMGQGLKFDGVDDRVKIVGSMTSTSLTNLSQKSVFMWIKILNPSKINISSYDGGYWTAPCGDLFIKQSIGYSIDIFVRNSDCTTVNQSGNVIGSSWAYVGYTYDGSKVRYYVNGALTGTPDNLTGTIAGTGEITTIGARSTGTYSWDSLVDDVRIYNRALSASEVKQLYNMGR
- a CDS encoding LamG domain-containing protein, translated to MNKKILKINKILPLFIFCILFGYQTVSASVVGSSMSSSNSLMSGLLGWWTFDGADMLRNVTDKSGNGNNGKLVNFTSTSSAVVAGKIGQGLKFDGSNDYVINTGSSATFNPANGITISLWLKPTTASTKTFLTKLQTGNGYYTRFTNTRLVGILDASRSWVNLNSASALPLNAWSYVTFTADSTGYNIYINGSLNNSTTTAWVQPTTANALVIGGDTNGSSYFPGTLDDVRIYNRALSANEVRRLYSLGAGTKMAVPPPVSGTSGSLSSGLVGWWTFDGPKMKNNITDSSGQGNNGSMVGFTSTSSAVILGRVGQGLKFDGSNDYVDVGSGASLDQLAEMTYSVWINPKSYGTYNIVNKGGRFSNGPLFYTTSDKAFIFQEAYTGGGYGAVSRKAELGSITVNTWIHLVATWDGTNDCTHIHLYKNGQEVPYTYCRDADIAGSRRTDSSLNMAIGSSIPVTGALFDGSIDDVRIYNRALSAVEIQQLYSMGGNKVSVSPPTSGVSGSFSSGLVGWWTFDGNKMLRNVTDSSGQGNNGSMSGFTSTSSAVILGRIGQGLKFDGSNDYINAGSASTLDDIQLQSGGVMTVAFWIKPPSNSTGAIISKGVLSNSTGHMTISKTSDTNPARLIFRKDGTTDMIVYYNSELTTGVWQHIVFSWNGSALQSGVTVYKNGLLQTQSGGTDGAGLYSDAGNNLLIGYQEGIGYTNSALDDVRIYNRALSAVEIRQLYNMGK